From the genome of Ignavibacteriales bacterium, one region includes:
- a CDS encoding methionyl-tRNA formyltransferase, whose protein sequence is MKIVFMGTPDFSIPSLKVLLENNHEILAVVTTPDKERGRGQKITFTAVKQFAIDNKISVYQPDKLKGNLEFVEQMRILNPDLFVVVAFRILPKEVFEVPKYGSFNLHGSYLPKYRGAAPIQWALINGDEETGLTTFRLAEKVDTGNIYLQEKVKINPDDNFETLHDRMSLLGAELVFKTVNLIESGNVELYQQDDSLASPSPKITKEICSIDWTKTAEEIHNLVRGLSPHPVAFFNYNNKVIKIYKTEIVHDLKLKPFEFHQTKTELIIGCGKDALRILEIQQEGKKRMNIEEFLRGFKF, encoded by the coding sequence ATGAAAATAGTTTTTATGGGTACTCCGGATTTTTCAATTCCTTCCTTAAAAGTCCTGCTTGAAAATAACCATGAAATTTTAGCGGTTGTAACCACTCCTGATAAAGAACGTGGAAGGGGACAAAAAATTACTTTTACAGCTGTTAAACAATTTGCGATTGATAATAAAATTTCTGTTTATCAACCGGATAAATTAAAAGGTAATCTAGAGTTTGTAGAACAAATGAGAATCTTAAATCCAGATTTATTTGTAGTTGTTGCTTTCAGAATTCTGCCAAAAGAAGTTTTTGAAGTTCCGAAATATGGTTCATTTAATCTGCATGGTTCTTATTTGCCCAAATACCGTGGCGCTGCACCAATCCAATGGGCATTAATAAATGGAGATGAAGAAACAGGTTTAACCACATTTAGACTTGCAGAAAAAGTTGATACTGGAAATATATATTTACAGGAAAAAGTAAAGATAAATCCAGATGATAATTTTGAAACTCTGCACGATAGAATGAGTTTACTTGGAGCTGAACTAGTATTTAAAACAGTAAATCTGATTGAAAGCGGCAATGTTGAATTGTATCAGCAGGATGATTCACTTGCTTCACCTTCCCCAAAAATTACAAAAGAAATTTGTTCAATTGATTGGACTAAAACCGCCGAAGAAATACACAATCTTGTCAGAGGCTTGTCTCCGCATCCTGTGGCATTTTTTAATTACAACAACAAAGTAATTAAGATTTATAAAACAGAAATCGTTCATGATTTAAAACTAAAGCCATTTGAGTTTCATCAAACAAAAACGGAATTGATAATTGGCTGTGGAAAAGATGCTTTACGAATTTTGGAAATCCAGCAGGAGGGGAAGAAGCGAATGAACATTGAAGAATTTTTGAGAGGTTTCAAGTTTTAG
- a CDS encoding pyridoxal-phosphate dependent enzyme yields MKYKNNILDQIGNTPLIKLNRINKGLKPQIFAKLESANPGGSVKDRIGYAMVLDAEKCGELKPGGTIIEATSGNTGIGLALSAAVKGYKSIFVVTDKVSDEKINYLKALGSEVIVVSNSVDPDHPEYYVNVAKRLNKEIPNSFFAYQYSNPSNPEIHYHTTGPEIWDQTDGKITHFISSIGTGGTISGTGRYLKEKSPNIKVIAADPLGSIFKHYKEKGELIKGTPYLVEGIGQDCLPANVHFQYIDKIINISDKESFSAARRLTKEEGIFCGGSTGTIVHVALEVAKECNENDVIVFIVCDTGERYLSKVHNAEWLKQNRMLEPEVRTLRDLSDIKKQKGVEEIVSIKDTDFVKDVLNLISKTGYSQIPVMEGRQSIGCIRENVLLTKLVDNPLVYNATIKEVMEESLPILEAKTELEEVKKYLRNNSAILVSDFGLITDIITRYDLINLQQ; encoded by the coding sequence TTGAAATATAAAAACAACATTCTCGACCAGATAGGTAATACTCCTTTAATTAAGCTTAACAGAATTAATAAAGGATTAAAACCACAGATATTTGCAAAGTTAGAATCTGCAAATCCAGGCGGCAGTGTTAAGGACCGTATTGGCTATGCAATGGTTTTGGATGCAGAAAAATGTGGCGAGTTAAAACCTGGGGGAACTATAATCGAAGCAACGAGCGGAAACACAGGAATTGGACTTGCACTTTCCGCAGCTGTTAAAGGTTATAAATCAATTTTTGTTGTAACGGATAAAGTAAGCGATGAAAAAATTAATTATTTAAAAGCACTAGGTTCAGAGGTTATAGTTGTCTCCAATTCAGTTGATCCTGATCATCCGGAATATTATGTGAATGTTGCAAAGCGTTTAAACAAAGAAATTCCAAATTCATTTTTTGCTTATCAATATTCTAATCCATCAAATCCGGAAATACATTATCATACAACCGGACCGGAAATATGGGATCAGACAGATGGAAAGATTACACATTTTATTTCCAGCATCGGTACAGGCGGAACGATAAGCGGGACGGGCAGATATTTGAAAGAAAAAAGTCCAAATATAAAAGTTATTGCTGCAGATCCACTCGGTTCGATCTTTAAACATTATAAAGAAAAAGGTGAGTTAATTAAAGGAACGCCTTATCTTGTTGAAGGAATTGGACAGGATTGTTTGCCTGCAAATGTTCACTTTCAGTACATTGATAAAATTATAAACATAAGTGATAAAGAATCGTTTTCAGCAGCACGCAGATTAACAAAAGAAGAAGGAATTTTTTGCGGCGGAAGTACAGGTACAATTGTTCACGTTGCATTAGAAGTTGCAAAAGAATGTAATGAAAATGATGTGATAGTTTTTATTGTTTGTGATACAGGTGAAAGGTATTTATCTAAAGTCCACAACGCGGAATGGTTGAAGCAAAACAGAATGCTTGAGCCTGAAGTTAGAACCTTGCGTGATTTATCAGATATTAAAAAGCAAAAAGGTGTAGAAGAAATTGTATCGATTAAAGATACTGATTTTGTAAAGGATGTATTAAACTTGATAAGTAAAACTGGTTATTCACAAATTCCTGTAATGGAGGGAAGGCAATCCATCGGGTGCATCAGAGAAAATGTTTTATTGACAAAGTTAGTTGATAATCCATTAGTTTATAATGCAACAATCAAAGAAGTAATGGAAGAATCACTTCCAATTCTTGAAGCAAAAACAGAACTAGAAGAAGTAAAAAAATATTTAAGAAATAATTCTGCGATTCTTGTAAGTGATTTTGGTTTAATAACCGATATCATTACAAGATACGATTTGATAAATTTACAACAATAA
- a CDS encoding PLP-dependent transferase codes for MGFSTDAIHSGQIPDPTTGAVITPIYQTSTYAQHELGKSTGYEYARTHNLTRQALEKNIATLEKGKYGIAFASGLAATHAIMSLVKAGDHIVISNNVYGGTYRLYELNMKNYGIDFSWVDTSDSKNIETAIRPNTKMIYVETPTNPMLNLTDLKGVAKIARKNKLITVCDNTFMSPYFQNPLTFGIDIVLHSTTKYLNGHSDIIGGILVTNDDKIHERIRYIQNAAGGVPSPFDCWLVLRSTKTLAVRMKQHEINANAFAKFLSKSGYAKKVIYPGLKNHPQHELAKKQMRGFGGMVSADFGDIKTAKKVLNNVKIFTLAESLGGVESLISHPASMTHAAVPKEERDKMGLTESLVRFSVGIEDLEDLIADVEQALK; via the coding sequence ATGGGCTTTTCAACAGATGCAATTCACTCAGGACAAATTCCTGATCCAACAACTGGTGCTGTTATAACTCCGATTTATCAAACATCAACTTATGCACAGCATGAGCTTGGTAAAAGTACAGGCTATGAATATGCAAGAACTCATAACTTAACAAGACAAGCTCTTGAAAAAAATATTGCAACACTCGAAAAAGGGAAGTATGGAATTGCCTTTGCATCAGGTTTAGCCGCCACTCACGCTATCATGAGTTTAGTTAAAGCGGGGGATCATATAGTTATATCAAACAATGTTTACGGCGGTACTTACAGACTTTATGAATTAAATATGAAAAACTACGGAATTGATTTTTCCTGGGTTGATACTTCTGATTCGAAAAATATCGAGACGGCTATTCGTCCCAATACAAAAATGATTTATGTTGAAACTCCAACTAATCCAATGTTGAACTTAACAGATTTAAAAGGTGTTGCAAAAATTGCAAGGAAAAATAAATTAATTACCGTTTGTGATAACACTTTTATGAGTCCGTATTTTCAAAATCCTTTAACATTTGGTATTGATATCGTACTTCACAGCACCACAAAATATTTAAATGGGCACAGCGATATAATTGGAGGAATACTAGTTACAAATGATGACAAGATTCACGAAAGAATTCGTTACATACAAAATGCTGCTGGCGGAGTTCCATCTCCATTTGATTGCTGGCTTGTGCTTCGATCAACAAAGACATTGGCAGTTAGAATGAAACAACACGAAATTAATGCAAATGCTTTCGCAAAATTCTTAAGCAAATCCGGTTACGCTAAAAAAGTAATTTATCCAGGATTAAAAAATCACCCACAGCATGAATTAGCCAAGAAGCAGATGAGGGGATTTGGCGGAATGGTTTCTGCAGATTTTGGCGATATAAAAACTGCAAAAAAAGTTTTAAACAATGTTAAGATTTTTACACTCGCAGAAAGTTTAGGTGGAGTTGAAAGTTTAATTTCGCATCCTGCATCAATGACTCACGCAGCAGTTCCGAAAGAAGAAAGAGATAAAATGGGATTAACAGAAAGCC
- the def gene encoding peptide deformylase, which produces MSILPITVCGDKILRKKAAKVLKVDDKIIKLIDDMFETMHNANGIGLAANQVGANRRIFVIDISKVEDYEDVKPLALINPKIIEKSKETVSYEEGCLSIPDQREDVIRPQRITIEFQDKDLNTHTIEADDLLARVMQHEYDHLLGILFTDLVDEETKKRLKKPLNKIKKRKIEVDYPISQSEEYRIM; this is translated from the coding sequence ATGTCAATATTGCCAATAACGGTTTGTGGTGATAAAATACTTAGAAAAAAAGCCGCCAAAGTTTTAAAAGTCGATGATAAAATCATCAAGCTAATTGATGATATGTTTGAAACCATGCATAATGCAAATGGAATTGGTCTTGCAGCAAATCAAGTTGGGGCCAATAGACGGATTTTTGTTATAGATATTTCTAAAGTCGAAGATTATGAAGATGTTAAGCCGCTTGCATTAATTAATCCAAAGATTATTGAAAAATCTAAAGAAACAGTAAGCTATGAGGAAGGCTGTTTAAGTATTCCGGATCAGCGTGAAGATGTTATTCGTCCACAAAGAATAACAATTGAATTTCAGGATAAAGACTTAAACACCCACACCATTGAAGCAGATGATTTACTCGCACGAGTAATGCAGCACGAATATGACCATTTACTTGGCATTTTATTTACAGATCTTGTTGATGAAGAAACAAAAAAACGACTCAAGAAACCATTAAACAAAATCAAAAAAAGAAAAATTGAAGTTGATTATCCAATTAGCCAATCAGAAGAATACCGCATAATGTAA
- a CDS encoding aminopeptidase produces MGAKKGEKILVITDELKREIGLALHENAIRLGYESLLVEMKSGKINGEEPSDVVADLMQKFDVVFCPTAKSLTHTNARRSASAKGVRIATFPGITKDVMIRGMNADYKAISKRTVKLANLLETGKEIRITAPAGTDITFKIAGRKAYASKGLFHAKGESGNLPTGEAFLAPVEGTSNGVFVVDGSMAGLGLIKNANIKIEVEKGFATKISGGILASKLKTMLDKVGKDARNIAEFGIGTNDSAKLSGILLEDEKVMGTIHIALGNNVSMGGSVNVPIHLDGVIKRPTVWMDSNMIMKDGKLLVK; encoded by the coding sequence ATGGGTGCAAAAAAAGGCGAGAAAATTCTTGTAATTACTGATGAGCTAAAGAGGGAAATAGGTTTAGCGCTGCACGAAAATGCTATTAGATTAGGATATGAATCACTGCTAGTTGAAATGAAATCAGGAAAAATAAATGGTGAAGAACCATCTGATGTTGTAGCTGATTTAATGCAAAAGTTTGATGTAGTTTTTTGTCCCACAGCAAAATCATTAACTCATACAAATGCCAGAAGAAGTGCTTCAGCTAAGGGCGTGCGCATTGCAACTTTTCCGGGAATCACAAAAGATGTTATGATTCGTGGAATGAACGCCGACTACAAGGCTATTTCAAAAAGAACGGTTAAACTTGCAAATCTTTTAGAAACTGGTAAGGAAATTCGTATAACAGCTCCTGCAGGAACGGATATTACTTTTAAGATAGCAGGAAGAAAAGCCTATGCAAGTAAAGGGTTATTCCATGCAAAAGGTGAAAGCGGAAATTTACCGACAGGAGAAGCATTTTTAGCCCCTGTTGAAGGAACCTCAAACGGAGTCTTTGTAGTTGACGGTTCTATGGCTGGTTTGGGTTTAATCAAAAACGCCAACATAAAAATTGAAGTTGAAAAAGGTTTTGCAACAAAAATATCCGGTGGAATTCTTGCAAGTAAGCTAAAAACAATGCTTGATAAAGTTGGTAAAGATGCTCGTAACATTGCGGAATTTGGAATCGGTACAAATGATTCTGCAAAACTTAGCGGAATTTTACTTGAAGATGAAAAAGTTATGGGAACCATTCACATTGCTCTTGGAAATAATGTTTCTATGGGTGGAAGTGTTAATGTTCCAATTCACTTAGATGGCGTTATTAAAAGGCCAACAGTCTGGATGGATTCAAATATGATAATGAAAGATGGAAAACTTTTAGTAAAATGA
- a CDS encoding GIY-YIG nuclease family protein, translating to MKDYFVYIVRCSDGSYYTGVTSNLEKRIAEHNSGLIKGYTSKRLPLELVYSNRFNNVSDAIRSEKQIKGWRRDKKEALV from the coding sequence ATGAAAGATTATTTTGTTTATATCGTTAGATGTTCAGATGGTAGTTATTATACTGGTGTAACTTCAAATTTAGAAAAACGAATAGCGGAACATAATTCTGGTTTGATTAAAGGATATACCTCTAAAAGATTACCTTTAGAATTAGTTTATTCGAATAGATTTAATAATGTTAGTGATGCTATTCGCTCTGAGAAACAGATTAAAGGATGGCGCAGAGATAAAAAAGAAGCACTAGTTTAG